A region of the Amycolatopsis sp. cg13 genome:
CCTGATAAAAGCGGCTCGCCGTGGCGTGCAGCCAGCCGTCGCCCGCGGTCGCGACTGTGCCGGACGACGTCTCCGTCCCGCCTTCGCCGAGAAGTTCGTTGCTCAGCGCGGGCAAAGTCTTGTCGCGGTACACGTCTCGAAGCACGATGGTGCCGTATTCGGGCGAGTACTCGCCGTCCTCGCGGAACTCCAGAAGCGTCATGCCAAGAAAGGTAGCGGCGGGCACCGACAATTTTCGGCGGCAGCGGTGTCCCGGCGCGACGGCGGTGCACAGTCCGATGTGGCCAGTTCTCCGTCATTCGCCGGAAAACATCGAGCAGAGAACGGAATCCCGCACTCAGCCCAGCAGTCGGCGAAGGAAATCCCGGTACGCCTCATGCAAAAACTGGCACACCTCCACCGCCGCGTCGACGTCCCCGCCCAGCATTCCGCCCGCCAGCAAGCGATGCCGCTCCAGATCGTCCCGATCCATCACATGTCCCTTGGGATCGATCTGCACGATCTGGTCGATCTCCGCGGTGTGCTCGTCCCACAGCCGGATCAGCGATTCAGACCCGGAAGCCTGCACCAAAGCCCGGTGCAGCGCATGGTCTGATTCGCTGAGTTCCTGCCCCGCCTCCACGGTCTTCTCCAGCCGTTCCAGCGCCTCGCGCACCGTTGCCTGGCCCTCGGAGGAGACCCCGCGCCGACGGGCCAGCTGGAGGGCTCCGACTTCCAGGACTTCCCGCACCAGGTCGATGTCGGTCAGCGAACGCTGCACCTCCTGCGACTGCGCGGCCACGTCCTTCTCGGTCACGAACGCGCCCCGGCCCACCTGGATCTCGACCAGTCCCAGCGAGCTCAGCATCCCCAGCGCTTCCCGCACCACCGGCCGCGAGACTTCGAATTCCAGCGCCAGCCTCCGCTCCGACGGCAGCTTGCTCCCGCCCGGGTACCTGCCGTGCCGGATGCCCCGGAAAAGCTCGTCCGCCACCCGCGCGCGCTGCGTGCTGAAGGCCACCGCCTCCTCCTTCTCCCCTGTCGTGCCGGAGGTTCCCCCGCCACGGCAGCTTAGGCCGCTCCCGCCGGCCGCGAGCGGCGGAGCAAACTGGTATTACCGGTATTGCCTCTGTCCGGTTTTGAGCTTAGCCTTCGTCCACGGCACCCGACCACTGCAGGCAGAGGAGCAAGCGTGGACGACAACCTCCCCCGCGCCGGGATCAGCCGGCGCGACGCGCTCAGACTGGCCGGGAGCGGCGCGGCCCTCCTCGGCACGACCTCGCTGCTGAGCGCCTGCGGCGGCAGCTCAGGCAGCCAGGACTTCAGCCTTCAGCTCGGCTGGGTCCCGGACGCCGAGTACTCCGGCTTCTTCATGGCCGCCGAGAACGGGCACTTCGCGAAGAACGGCCTGACCCCGAAGATCCTCCCCGGCGGCCCGACGACCAGCCCGGAACCGATCGTCCTCACCGGCAAGGCGCTGCTCGCGGTCGAACCGGTCCCGGAGAACGTCGCGAACGCCGCGCAGCGCGGCAACGACCTCAAGATCGTCGGCGCGCAGTTCCAGCGCAGCCCCGAATGCTGGGTCTCGCTGGCCAAAGCACCGGTCAAGACGCCGGGCGACATCGTCGGCAAGAAGCTCGGCATCACGCTGTCCGGCAAGAACACCGCGCTGGCGTTCCTCCGGAAGAACGGCGTCGACCCGGCGAAAGTCACGCTCGTGCCGATCAGTTTCGACCCCGCTCCCCTGGTCGCCGGCGAGATCGACGCACTGTGGGGCATCGCGACCAATCAGCCGGTGACGCTCGGCGAAAAGGGCGCCCAGACGCACACCATGCTGCTGGCGGACTACGGCTTCAACCGGATGCAGGACGTCCTGGTGACCACCGGTGCCGCGCTGAAGGATCCGGACAAGGCGGCGTTGCTGAAGAAAGTCGTCGCGGCGAGCCAACAGGGATGGCAGGACGCGCTGGGCAATCCGGCCGCTGCCGCGCAGACGACCGTGACGAAGTACGGCAAATCCCTTGGCCTGACGGCGACTTCGCAGGTCAAGACGCTCGAAGCGATGAAGCCGTTTATGCAGCCGACAGCGGGCGGCCCGGTGCTCACCATGTCCGACGCGCTGATCAAGGACACCGTCAACGCGCTGCAGAACATCGTCGGTGTCAAAACTTCGCCCTCCTTGTTCACCAATGAACTCTTCTGACGCCATGGCCGCCCAAGGCGGTCTCGACCTGTCCTGCGTGACGAAGACCTTCCACGACGGCAAGCAGCAGGTCGAAGCCGTCCGCGAGTTCTCACTGACCGCGCCGAAGGGAGCGTTCGCCGGGATCATCGGCCCGTCCGGCTGCGGCAAATCCACCGTGCTGCGCATGCTGGCCGACCTCGACACTCCGACGTCCGGCACGATCTCCGTCAACGGCACCGCTCCGCGAGAACTCCGTTCGCAGCACGGGATCGGCGTCGCCTTCCAGGACGCGGGCCTGCTCCCCTGGCGCAGTGTCGAAGCGAACATCACCCTGCCGTTGCAGGTCGCCCGGCGAACACCGGACCCGCGGGACGTCGCCGAGCTCATCGACCTGGTCGGCCTGTCCGGCTTCGAGAAATCGCGGCCGTCGCGGCTTTCCGGCGGCATGCGGCAGCGAGCCGCGCTGGCCCGCGCGCTGATCAACCACCCGAACCTGCTGCTGCTCGACGAACCGTTCGGCGCGCTCGACGATCTCACCCGGCAGCGGCTGAACTTCGAACTGCAGCGGATGTGGCTGGACCGCGGCACCACGACCGTCCTGGTCACGCACAGCATTTCCGAGGCGGTGCTGCTGTGCGACACCGTCGTGGTGATGAGCCCGCGACCCGGCACGATCTCGAAGGTCGTCACGATCGATCTCCCCCGGCCGCGCACCGCCGCGACGCTGCGCGAACCGAAGTTCCACGAGTTGTGCGACGAATTGTCGGCGGTGCTGTTCGAGAACCCGGCGGGCAGCTGAATGCCCCGGCGCACGATCCGCAGATACGGCGGTGCCGCCCTCGCCGCTGTCATCGTCATCGCCCTGTGGCACCTGGTCTCGTTGTCCGGACCGTACGCCAGCGTCGTTCCGTCACCGGTCGAACTCCTCCGGCAGATGTGGAGCGACCGCGGCTTCTACGGTCCCAACATCGCCGCGACGATCAGCGAAGCGGCGCAAGGGTTCTTGTGGGGCAACGCCCTCGCGATCGCCGCCGCCCTGCTGACGTCCCGGTACCGGATCATGCAACGGGTGCTGGAGCGGTTCGCGGTCACCGCGATCGCGTTGCCTCTGGTCGCCGTCGCGCCGATCCTGTCGATCCTCTTCTCGTCCGGGACGCCGAGCGTGATCCTGGCCGCCCAGTCGGTGGTGTTCCTGACCGTCGCCTCCGTCCTCTTAGGACTCCGGTCCGTCAGTGCCGGCTCGGTCGACGTCATCCGCGCCGCCGGCGGCAGCGAATGGACCGTGCTGCGGCGCGCCCGGATCCCCGCCGCGCTGCCGAATCTGGTCGGCGGCCTGCAGATCGCCGCACCGAGCGCGCTGCTCGGCGCGATCATCGGCGAGTACCTCGGCGCCGAGCACGGCCTCGGCGTGGCGATGATCCAGGCGCAGGGCGCGTTCCAGGTGGCCCGGCTCTGGGGTCTGCTCGTCGTGACGTCGCTGCTCGCCGCGATCTGCTACGCCGCGATCCCGCTGATCGCGAAACTGCTGGTTCCCGCGTTGCGCTCGGTCGAGACGACCCTTGGTGCGGCCGAACGCGCCGCGCCGAAACCGAGTGCGGCCCGGCGACTGCTTAGCGGCGGGCTCAGCCTGGTGAGCACCCTCGCGGTCATCCTCGCCGCTTGGTGGGGCGTGGCGATCCTGCTGCCGGGCGCGTCCTCGATCGCCCCGGCCCCGGACCGCGTCCTCCCCTACCTGCTCCACGGCCACACCTCGCTCGGCACCACGGACGCCGAATCGGCCCAGGCGCTCCCGTACATGCTCGGCCAGTTGCTCCGGACGCTCGGCGACACCGGGCTCGGCCTGTTCTCGGGCGTCGTGCTCGCGGTGCTGGTCTCGATCGCCGCCTTCGAGTTCAAGGCGGTCGAAAGCGCGGTCCTCGGCGTGTCGGTCGCGCTGCGCTCCATTCCGATGCTCGCGATCATCCCGCTGCTCGCCTTGGTTTTCGGCCGGGGTCTGGTGGCGGTCACCGTGCTGATCGCGGTGATGACCTTCTTCCCGACTGTCGTCAACGTCCTGCTGGCCATGCGGGCGATTCCCGCCGCGGCCGAAGACATCCTGCGCTCCGCCGGAGCACCGCGCTGGCAAACGATCCTGCGGCTGCGGATTCCCTATGCCTTGCCGGGGCTTCTCGCGTCGGTCAAGATCGCGATTCCCGTTTCGATCGGCGCCGCGATGGTCGCCGAATGGCTGTCGACCGGCAGCGGCCTCGGCGCGACGCTCACCGTCGCCGCCGCGGTCTACGACTACGACTTCATCTGGGGCGCGGTCTTCCTGATCCTGCTGACCTCGCTCGCGGCGTACCACCTCGCCGCCGCGGCGGAAGCCAGACTGGCCGCCCGCCGCTCCTGAATGCCGCTGACCCCGCGTCCCTCGACGCGGGCGGAGAGGAGAAGCAATGCCACGCACCGTGCTGACGAACGGGCGGCTCAACGGAGCCCCGGAGGCACAGACGCTGGTGATCGAGGACGGACGGATCGCGAAGGTCCTCGCCGTGCCGCCCGCCGAGGACGGAGAGGAGCGGATCGACCTGGCCGGCCAGATCGTGCTCCCCGGTTTCGTGGACGGGCACGCCCACCTCGACATGAGCCTGTGGGGCGAACCGTGGGTCCGGCGCACGTCTGAGGCCATCACGATGGAGCAGATGTTCGCCGACACGCTGCAGGACTGGCGGGAAACCACGACGCCCAGCGCGCTGCGCGGCGGCCGGTTCCTCGCCGAATGCATCCGCCACGGGTCGACCAACGTGCGCACTTTCGCCAATGTCGCTCCGGAAATCGGGCTCGAAGGCGTGCACGGGATGCTCGAGGTGCGCGCGGCTTTTGCCGAACAGGTCGATCTGGAGATCATCGCCTTCGGGCAGATCGGCGTCCTCAGCCATCCCGGAACCGCCGACTTCCTCGACGAAGCTCTCAAGCTCGGGATCGACGGGGTCGCCGGAGTCGACCCGGCCGGAATCGACGGGGACGCCAAGGCCTCCCTCGACACCATTTTCGGGCTGGCGGGCAAGTACGGCGTCGCGGTGGACTTCCACCTGCACGAGACCGGAGAACTCGGCCGGTGGCTGATCAGGCAGATCGCCGAACGCACGAAAGCGCTGGGCCTGCAAGGGAAAGTGTCCCTGTGCGACGTCTTCTGCCTCGCCGAGCCCTGGCCGACGCCGGACCAGCTCGCCAAGACCAGCCACGTCCTGGCCGACGCGGGAATCGCCGTCGCGGTCGGCGTGCACGGCCTCCTGCCGGTGCCGGACGTGCGGCGGCTGGCCGAGTTCGGCGTCCCGATGTGCCTCGGTTCGGATTCGTCGCGAAGCCGCTGGTCGCCGTGGGGCGACGGCGACATCCTCGCGCGGGCGATGATGCTGTCGTACAAGTCCTACTTCCGCCGCGACGAGGATCTGGAGTTCGCGCTGTCGATGACTTCCCAGCGGGGGCGGGCTGCTTTCGGTTACGAGAAGGCCGATCTTGCCGCAGGCGATGTCGCCGATCTTGTTGTGCTGCCGGGAGAAGCGCTCGGCGAACTCGTCGTGCTTCCGCCTCCGCGCAGTCTGGTGATGAAGCGGGGAAAGATCGTCGCGCGCGACGGGGTGCTCACGCAAAGTCCTTCCCTGATCAGGTAACCCGAAATCAGTAGAAGCCGTCCCGCTTCACCGGCGCGGGCCTCGGGTCGTACCCGAGGTCCGTGCTGATCGCCGCCGCGGTTTCGAGCAGCACCGGAACGGTTTCCTTGCGCAGCCGTTCCGGGGCGAACCGCCCGGTGGTCGTCGACGAGGCGAGCGCCGCGACGACCGCCCCGGTCCGGTCGCGCACCGGGGCCGAGGCGGACAGCAGTCCCTCCTCCAGCTCTCCGTCCACAACGGACAGACCGGCGTCGCGCACCGCGGAGAGTTCGAGCCGCAGCTTCGCCGGATCGGTGACGGTGCGCGCGGTGTACGCCCGCAGCGGCACCTCCTCCAGGTAGCGGGTGATCCGCTCCGGCCCCGCCCACGCCAGCAGCACCCGGCCCATCGAGGTCGCGTGCGCGGGCAGCCGGGTGCCGACCGCGACGTTGATGCTCATGATCCGCCGCACCGGCACCCGCGCGACGTAGACCGCTTCGTTGGCGTCGAATTCCGCCAGCGACGCCGACTCCCCCGTCGCCTCGGCCAGCCGCAGCAGGTGCGGGTGCGCCAGGTCGATCATCGCCCGGGTCGCCGTGTAGTGCTGGCCGATCGTCAGCACGCGCGGGGTGAGCGACCAGCGAGGTCCGTCGCTGGTCACGTAGCCCATCCGCTGCAGGGTCAGCAGCAGGCGGCGCACCGCCGGACGCGACAGGTTCGTCGCCGTCGCGAGTTCGGTGAGCGTGGGGTTGGTGCGCTCCTCGTCGAAGGCGAGGAGCACGGCGAACCCGCGCTCCAGGCTCTGCACGAAGTCGCGCTCGTTTCCGGCTGCCGTCACGCTCCGCAGTATTTCACCCGCTCCGGGCACGGCCTTGACCTCCGCCGCCTCCTGATGCATCCTTCCTCTCACTGCACGCATAGCGTTCACTTCGTACGCATAGCGTACATCGCACGAGGAGGTGCGAGATGACGGTTCCGTCCCGCGAACTGCGCGACGCGTTCGGCCGGTTCGCCACCGGGGTCACCGTGGTGACCTGCCGCAACGACCAGGACGCCCCGCACGGGGCCACGGTCAACGCGTTCACCGCGGTCTCGCTCGAACCCGCGTTGTGCCAGGTCACGCTCACCCGGCAATCGAAGGCCTGCAGCTACCTCGACGGCGCCGCCTTCGCCGTCAACGTGCTCGGCGCGGACCAGGCAGACACCGCCTGGCACTTCGCCGGACGCCCGGCCGATCCCGGGCCAGAGTGGGCCGAAGGGCCGGTCGCGCCGGTCCTGGTCGGCTCCGCCGCGGTGTACTCCTGCCGGCCGTGGCGCACCTACGACGGCGGCGACCACCTGATCGTGGTCGGCGAAGTCGTCGACATCGCCGTCGAAGACCGGCAGCCGCTGCTGTTCTACGCCGGCGCGTTCCGCGAACTCGGCCCCCGCGAGACCGGCACCCACTGGGGCGGCTCGCTCGACTGCCCCGAGGCGGGCTGGTTCGGCGCCTCGACCACGTTCACCCCGCTGCGCCCGCACGCGGCTTGACCCTCATCCGAAAGGACATCGCGATGACCATCCAGCAGGACCGCTCCGCGGCCGCCGCCCCCACCGCTTCCGCGCCGATGACCGGCGACGAGTACATCCAGTCCATTCAGGACGGACGCGAGGTGTGGATCTACGGCGAGCGCGTCAAGGACGTCACGACGCACCCGGCCTTCCGCAACCCGGTCCGGATGACCGCCCGGCTGTACGACGCGCTGCACTCGCCCGACACCCGCGACGCGCTCACCGTGCCGACCGACACCGGCAACGGCGGCGTCACGCACCCGTTCTTCCGCAGCCCGCACACCGTCGACGACCTGCTCGCCGACCGCCGGGCGATCGAAACCTGGTCGCGGATGACGTACGGCTGGATGGGCCGCAGCCCGGACTACAAGGCCAGCTTCCTCGGCACGCTCGGCGCGAACTCCGACTTCTACGCGCCGTTCGAGGACAACGCGAAGCGCTGGTATAAGGAGTCGCAGGAGAAGGTCCTGTACTGGAACCACGCGATCATCAACCCGCCGGTCGACCGGAACCTGCCGCCGGACGAGGTCGGCGACGTGTTCATGAAGGTCGAGAAGGAGACCGACGCGGGCCTGATCGTCTCCGGGGCGAAGGTCGTCGCGACCGGTTCGGCCATCACGAACTACAACTTCATCGCCCACTACGGGCTGCCGATCAAGAAGAAGGAGTTCGCGCTCATCTGCACGGTGCCGATGGACGCGCCGGGCGTGAAGCTCATCTGCCGCACCTCCTACACGCAGCAGGCCGCGGTGATGGGCAGCCCGTTCGACTACCCGCTGTCCTCCCGGATGGACGAGAACGACACCATCTTCGTGTTCGACAAGGTGCTCGTGCCGTGGGAGAACGTGTTCCTCTACGGCGACATCGAGAAGATCAACGGGTTCTTCCCGGTCTCCGGCTTCATCCCGCGCTTCACCTTCCACGGCTGCATCCGGCTCGCCACGAAGATCGACTTCATCGCCGGGCTGCTGCTCAAAGCACTGGAGATCACCGGCAGCAAGGACTTCCGCGGCGTGCAGACCCGGGTCGGCGAGGTCGTCGGCTGGCGCAACACGTTCTTCGCGCTCGCCGACGCGATGGCGCGCAATCCGGACGAGTGGACCAACGGGACGCTGCTGCCCAAGCTCGACTACGGCCTCACCTACCGGATGCTGATGATCCAGGCGTACCCGCGCATCAAGGAGATCATCGAATCCGACGTGGCCAGCGGCCTGATCTACCTCAACTCGCATTCGGTCGACTTCAAGACTCCCGAGGTGCGGCCGTACCTGGACAAGTACGTGCGCGGCTCCAACGGCTACGAGGCGGTCGACCGGGTCAAGGTCATGAAGGCGCTGTGGGACGCGGTCGGCTCGGAATTCGGCGGACGGCACGAACTCTACGAGCGCAACTACTCCGGCAACCACGAGAACGTCAAGGCGGAGCTGCTGTTCGCCGCCGAGGCCCAGGGCACCACCGAGTCAATGAAGGGCTTGGCCGAGCAGTGCCTGTCCGAATACGACCTCGACGGCTGGACCGTGCCGGACCTGATCGGCAACGACGACGTCTCGTTCCTCAAGAAGCGGGGTTCTTGATCCGCCGCGGCGCCTCCGCGTTCTCCGGGGGGCGCCGCGGTTCCCACCACTGTCCGGCCTCGGGAGGTTCGCGTGAGCACTGTTTTCTGGCACGGCACCGCCGAGGTGCCGGACGGCTGGGGCCGGTCCGTCGTGGCGCTCGGCGTTTTCGACGGACTGCACCGCGGTCACCAGCGCGTGCTCGAGCGCGCTGTGCGCCTCGGCCGGGAGCGCGGCGCGCCGGTGGTCCTCACGACCTTCGACCCGCACCCAGCGACGATCGCCGGACGGCCGCGCGACACCAGGCCGGTGGCGACGCTGGAACATCGTGCCGAACTGGCGCGGAGTCACGGTGCCGACGAGGTGCTGGTGCTCTCGTTCACCGAATGCCTCGCGCGGACGTCAGCCGAGGATTTCGTCGCGGACGTTCTGATGCGCGCCCTGCACGCCACCGCTGTGGTCACGGGCAGCAACTTCCGGTTTGGTCATCGCGGAGCCGGGGACACTGCTCTGTTGCGGAAGCTCGGGCCTGCCTGCGGCTTCACCGCACACGCCGTCGACCTGCTTCCTGGTTGTTCCTCGACGATGGTTCGCACGCTGGTCACGACGGGCGATCTTGCTGGTGCCGCAGCGGTTCTCGGCCGTCCGCACCGGGTGCACGGGACTGTCGAAGGGGAAATCTTCACGCCGTGCACCACGTTGTTGCCGCCGCCGGGGAAATATTGGGCGCACACCCCGCACGGCGACCGGACTGTCGCGGTGGAGTCCGGTCTGCTGATCGCCGATTTGCCGGACGGGCCCACGGCGGTGGATCTCGTCGGCGCGAGGTGAACTCGCGGCCTGGTCCGCCCAGGTGGTGGACACGATTGCGTCCGGATGCGAGGAGCGGTCCACTCGGCCCGTCCATTCTTCTCGCGGAAGGATCCTCATGTCCGTCACCGACGAGCTTCTGGCCAACAACGCCGCGTACGCCGCGAATTTCACCGGGCCGCTCCCCTTGCCGCCCGCCAAGCACGTCGCGGTGCTCGCTTGCATGGACGCCCGGCTCAACGTCTACGGGGTGCTCGGCCTCACCGAAGGCGACGCGCACGTCATCCGCAACGCGGGCGGCGTCGTCACCGAGGACGAGATCCGTTCTCTCGCCATCAGCCAGCGACTGCTCGGCACCACGGAAATCATTCTGATCCACCACACCGACTGCGGCATGCTCACTTTCGGCGACGACGAATTCCGGAACTCGATCCGGCGGGAAACCGGCATCAAGCCCGCTTGGGCCGCCGAGGCGTTCACCGACATCGAGGAGGACGTCCGCCAGTCCCTCGCGCGGATCCGGACCAGTCCCTTCATTCCGCACCAGGATTCGGTCCGGGGCTTCGTTTTCGACGTCGCCACCGGGAAACTCGCCGAAGTCCGCTAGGCGAGGAAAGCGTGCGGGTCGGTGTAGAGCGCGTCCAGTTGCACCGCCCCGGCGGCGACGCCGAGCAGGTCCCGGCCGGGGAAACTCGTCGGGAGCACTCGGCTCGCCGCGTCGACGCGTCCCCGGGAGCGGGCCGACACCTCCGCGCGCGCCGCGTCCCGGCAGGCGGGCAGCTCCGCGATTCCCGGTTCGGCGACCACCAGGACCTCGGGGTTGACCACGTCGAACAACAGCGCCGCGGCACGGCCGATCGTGCGGGCGCGGGCGAGCAGGACGTCGAGCGCGACCGGGTCGCCGGCCCCGGCCGCCTCGACAACGTCCACAATGGACACTCGCCCGGCGCGAGCGGTGACCGCCCATTCGGCCGCGTCGGCCTCGAAACAACCGGACCGGCCGCAGGCGCACCGCGTGCCCGGCGCGCCGAGCGGGAGGTGCGCGACGGTGCCCGCCGCCGAGCCCGGGCCGCGGTACAGCCGTCCGCCGGACACGATCGCGGCGTCGACCACGTTGCCGACGAACAGGTGCACCAGCGATCCGCACCCGCGCGCGGCGCCGAACATCGCCTCCGCCGAGGCCAGCGCGCGGGCGTGCCCGTCGACCCGGGTGGGCAGGCCGGACAGCTCCGCCAGGATCGGCCCGGCGGGCACGTCGTACCAGCCGAGCGAGGAATGCTCGACCAGCACGCCGGTGTCCGGGTCGACCCACCCGCCGCTGGCCACGCCGAGCCCCACCGGGATC
Encoded here:
- a CDS encoding adenylyltransferase/cytidyltransferase family protein, with protein sequence MSTVFWHGTAEVPDGWGRSVVALGVFDGLHRGHQRVLERAVRLGRERGAPVVLTTFDPHPATIAGRPRDTRPVATLEHRAELARSHGADEVLVLSFTECLARTSAEDFVADVLMRALHATAVVTGSNFRFGHRGAGDTALLRKLGPACGFTAHAVDLLPGCSSTMVRTLVTTGDLAGAAAVLGRPHRVHGTVEGEIFTPCTTLLPPPGKYWAHTPHGDRTVAVESGLLIADLPDGPTAVDLVGAR
- a CDS encoding flavin reductase family protein; protein product: MTVPSRELRDAFGRFATGVTVVTCRNDQDAPHGATVNAFTAVSLEPALCQVTLTRQSKACSYLDGAAFAVNVLGADQADTAWHFAGRPADPGPEWAEGPVAPVLVGSAAVYSCRPWRTYDGGDHLIVVGEVVDIAVEDRQPLLFYAGAFRELGPRETGTHWGGSLDCPEAGWFGASTTFTPLRPHAA
- a CDS encoding 4-hydroxyphenylacetate 3-hydroxylase family protein; this encodes MTIQQDRSAAAAPTASAPMTGDEYIQSIQDGREVWIYGERVKDVTTHPAFRNPVRMTARLYDALHSPDTRDALTVPTDTGNGGVTHPFFRSPHTVDDLLADRRAIETWSRMTYGWMGRSPDYKASFLGTLGANSDFYAPFEDNAKRWYKESQEKVLYWNHAIINPPVDRNLPPDEVGDVFMKVEKETDAGLIVSGAKVVATGSAITNYNFIAHYGLPIKKKEFALICTVPMDAPGVKLICRTSYTQQAAVMGSPFDYPLSSRMDENDTIFVFDKVLVPWENVFLYGDIEKINGFFPVSGFIPRFTFHGCIRLATKIDFIAGLLLKALEITGSKDFRGVQTRVGEVVGWRNTFFALADAMARNPDEWTNGTLLPKLDYGLTYRMLMIQAYPRIKEIIESDVASGLIYLNSHSVDFKTPEVRPYLDKYVRGSNGYEAVDRVKVMKALWDAVGSEFGGRHELYERNYSGNHENVKAELLFAAEAQGTTESMKGLAEQCLSEYDLDGWTVPDLIGNDDVSFLKKRGS
- a CDS encoding ABC transporter permease; translated protein: MPRRTIRRYGGAALAAVIVIALWHLVSLSGPYASVVPSPVELLRQMWSDRGFYGPNIAATISEAAQGFLWGNALAIAAALLTSRYRIMQRVLERFAVTAIALPLVAVAPILSILFSSGTPSVILAAQSVVFLTVASVLLGLRSVSAGSVDVIRAAGGSEWTVLRRARIPAALPNLVGGLQIAAPSALLGAIIGEYLGAEHGLGVAMIQAQGAFQVARLWGLLVVTSLLAAICYAAIPLIAKLLVPALRSVETTLGAAERAAPKPSAARRLLSGGLSLVSTLAVILAAWWGVAILLPGASSIAPAPDRVLPYLLHGHTSLGTTDAESAQALPYMLGQLLRTLGDTGLGLFSGVVLAVLVSIAAFEFKAVESAVLGVSVALRSIPMLAIIPLLALVFGRGLVAVTVLIAVMTFFPTVVNVLLAMRAIPAAAEDILRSAGAPRWQTILRLRIPYALPGLLASVKIAIPVSIGAAMVAEWLSTGSGLGATLTVAAAVYDYDFIWGAVFLILLTSLAAYHLAAAAEARLAARRS
- a CDS encoding ABC transporter substrate-binding protein, whose product is MDDNLPRAGISRRDALRLAGSGAALLGTTSLLSACGGSSGSQDFSLQLGWVPDAEYSGFFMAAENGHFAKNGLTPKILPGGPTTSPEPIVLTGKALLAVEPVPENVANAAQRGNDLKIVGAQFQRSPECWVSLAKAPVKTPGDIVGKKLGITLSGKNTALAFLRKNGVDPAKVTLVPISFDPAPLVAGEIDALWGIATNQPVTLGEKGAQTHTMLLADYGFNRMQDVLVTTGAALKDPDKAALLKKVVAASQQGWQDALGNPAAAAQTTVTKYGKSLGLTATSQVKTLEAMKPFMQPTAGGPVLTMSDALIKDTVNALQNIVGVKTSPSLFTNELF
- a CDS encoding beta-class carbonic anhydrase, whose protein sequence is MSVTDELLANNAAYAANFTGPLPLPPAKHVAVLACMDARLNVYGVLGLTEGDAHVIRNAGGVVTEDEIRSLAISQRLLGTTEIILIHHTDCGMLTFGDDEFRNSIRRETGIKPAWAAEAFTDIEEDVRQSLARIRTSPFIPHQDSVRGFVFDVATGKLAEVR
- a CDS encoding ROK family protein, whose translation is MTTSVLARDHGSTSAAAVLRTVLAHGPLARDAIAELTGLSPAGVSRQCASLAGLGLLAARPAAQPPDRRAGRPRTELDIAADRHVVFGVHIAHHFATLAALDLRGRVLASEQVPHPGGEPGRILAGTAARLREFRQHHEKGRIPVGLGVASGGWVDPDTGVLVEHSSLGWYDVPAGPILAELSGLPTRVDGHARALASAEAMFGAARGCGSLVHLFVGNVVDAAIVSGGRLYRGPGSAAGTVAHLPLGAPGTRCACGRSGCFEADAAEWAVTARAGRVSIVDVVEAAGAGDPVALDVLLARARTIGRAAALLFDVVNPEVLVVAEPGIAELPACRDAARAEVSARSRGRVDAASRVLPTSFPGRDLLGVAAGAVQLDALYTDPHAFLA
- a CDS encoding amidohydrolase family protein, which translates into the protein MPRTVLTNGRLNGAPEAQTLVIEDGRIAKVLAVPPAEDGEERIDLAGQIVLPGFVDGHAHLDMSLWGEPWVRRTSEAITMEQMFADTLQDWRETTTPSALRGGRFLAECIRHGSTNVRTFANVAPEIGLEGVHGMLEVRAAFAEQVDLEIIAFGQIGVLSHPGTADFLDEALKLGIDGVAGVDPAGIDGDAKASLDTIFGLAGKYGVAVDFHLHETGELGRWLIRQIAERTKALGLQGKVSLCDVFCLAEPWPTPDQLAKTSHVLADAGIAVAVGVHGLLPVPDVRRLAEFGVPMCLGSDSSRSRWSPWGDGDILARAMMLSYKSYFRRDEDLEFALSMTSQRGRAAFGYEKADLAAGDVADLVVLPGEALGELVVLPPPRSLVMKRGKIVARDGVLTQSPSLIR
- a CDS encoding FadR/GntR family transcriptional regulator: MAFSTQRARVADELFRGIRHGRYPGGSKLPSERRLALEFEVSRPVVREALGMLSSLGLVEIQVGRGAFVTEKDVAAQSQEVQRSLTDIDLVREVLEVGALQLARRRGVSSEGQATVREALERLEKTVEAGQELSESDHALHRALVQASGSESLIRLWDEHTAEIDQIVQIDPKGHVMDRDDLERHRLLAGGMLGGDVDAAVEVCQFLHEAYRDFLRRLLG
- a CDS encoding IclR family transcriptional regulator C-terminal domain-containing protein, which codes for MTAAGNERDFVQSLERGFAVLLAFDEERTNPTLTELATATNLSRPAVRRLLLTLQRMGYVTSDGPRWSLTPRVLTIGQHYTATRAMIDLAHPHLLRLAEATGESASLAEFDANEAVYVARVPVRRIMSINVAVGTRLPAHATSMGRVLLAWAGPERITRYLEEVPLRAYTARTVTDPAKLRLELSAVRDAGLSVVDGELEEGLLSASAPVRDRTGAVVAALASSTTTGRFAPERLRKETVPVLLETAAAISTDLGYDPRPAPVKRDGFY
- a CDS encoding ABC transporter ATP-binding protein → MNSSDAMAAQGGLDLSCVTKTFHDGKQQVEAVREFSLTAPKGAFAGIIGPSGCGKSTVLRMLADLDTPTSGTISVNGTAPRELRSQHGIGVAFQDAGLLPWRSVEANITLPLQVARRTPDPRDVAELIDLVGLSGFEKSRPSRLSGGMRQRAALARALINHPNLLLLDEPFGALDDLTRQRLNFELQRMWLDRGTTTVLVTHSISEAVLLCDTVVVMSPRPGTISKVVTIDLPRPRTAATLREPKFHELCDELSAVLFENPAGS